The genomic window tctccctcactaactttaagcatcagttgtcagagcagcttaccgatcactgtacctgtacacagcccatctgtaattagcccacccaactacctcatccccatattgttatttattttgctcatttgcaccccagtatctctatttgcacatcatcttctgcacatctatcactccagtgttaatactaaattgtaattattttgcactatggcctatttattgccttacctccataacttactacatttgcacacactgtatatagattttctattttctattatgttattgactgtacgtttttgtttattccatatgtaactctgtgttgttgtttttatcgcactgctttgctttatcttggccaggtcgcagttgtaaatgagaacttgttctcaactggcttacctggttaaataaaggtaaaataaaaaacttGCATGCAACACGTAGTGAGTGGCTGGTAATCTGTGTTCCTATCAGCTGCTGTGAAATCTGACCCCTTTGACTTCCAGGCGAACCCTGACCCCAACCAGTGCCTGGGGGTGTTTGGGCTGAGCCTGTACACCACAGAGAAGGACCTGAGGGAAGTGTTTGGCCGGTACGGCCCGCTGGCCGGGGTTAACGTGGTGTATGACCAGCGCACTGGGCGCTCCCGCGGCTTCGCCTTCGTCTACTTCGAGAGGATCGACGACTCCAAGGAGGTATGGGACAAACTGAGAAGTCTGGGCCTCTCGCAATTTGTCTTTCCTCAATTATTgcgtcctctctccttgcctcaaCCTATTCGAGTAGAGAGGTCTaagtccctcccctctgaccttcttgTCCAATTGTTTTTgataaggaggagaggaaagaggaatcaaggaaagattAATTGAGAGTGTTTAGGAAAAACGTTATGAGTCTTATTCAGAACCAATTTTATTGTCGTAAGAAGTGCTGTTGATCATTGGGTAATACAGTAATACCTAAGAACTGATGGTAACTTTGCTTGTGGTGCCATCAAACGCCTTATTCCTCAATCGTTAAGATCTAAAAGGATCAAGATCCAGTTATTTTGCTAATTCATCTTGAACCATTGATATTGTACACTGACTAGTCCGTACGCTGTTTCGTTTTCATATTGTATCTGTGGTAGTGTTAAGTGTGATCACTCATAAGCACCACCAGGTGTCAGGCTTGCCATTCACTTAAAGTTCCCTGTGGTACCAGTCACACAGGGAACTCTTCACTGTAATGAAGgttctaaacccagaggcccaACATCGAGACTTCGGGGACTGCTTTGCGAAGCAGACTCGGCAGAccagggtttgagaagtcaatgagagaagtgagaaattcttccttagttgttagaTTTCTCTAAATCTAATGGCACAGCTTGGATTCGCACCTATATCTTTAGTATCTGAACAtgttactccaacctcgtgaaagtgacaaactgacacatcTTCAtaaaaaaacaactttatatcgaaggagtgcctttgatttgacggcctgcacatgctcAGTTCGGTGCGAGATattagacccgatgacgtgtttctgcgtatgagcttagctagccaacgtcgccatgacatcacctacaagggtgatcggggatttctatcgGAGAAGCAGTTTCAACAAATCTTCATACTAAACCATCTATCGGCTCAGTGTTGGATCAATGGGAGAGTGCAAGTTTTGTGCTCAGTATGCACCCCAAACCTTTCCATGTGCAAATAGAACCCAGAGTTGAGATGGAGAGAAGCTCATTTTCAGAGTAACTGATTTTAAACTATCATTTTGTTCCTCATCTCTCTGTTTCCCTAGGCGATGGAACGTGCCAACGGTATGGAGCTGGACGGGAGACGTATCAGAGTGGACTTTTCCATCACCAAGAGGGCCCACACCCCTACGCCTGGCATCTACATGGGCCGACCCACACAGTAAGTATAGGATGGTGAATCTGTGCTCATTTTTTGATTTGCAGATGTCCACCTGTCTTGCTGCACTGTTTTGTCTCCTGTGGGTATTGCTGTGTCTGTTTTTTCCTTCTTGGATGTCGTTGTGTGATGTAGTGATACTGGGGGATAGTGTTACTTTGTTTATTGGGAGTTAAGGGCTgtgtgaaatggcaccctatcccctatgtaggGAATCTGGTGGCATATCGGACGCAGCCAGGGGTTGTGTTTTAGGGAATCTTGTACTCTCAGTAAACATGAACTTGTCCCTTTCCTCAGTAATGGTGGCGGTGGAGAGCGAAACAGTGGCAGCagtggtggagggaggaggggacggGACTCATACGACCGATACGACGATCGACGGGGCGGCGGCTATGACCGTGGATACGACCGTGGATACGATCGGGGAGACCGGGGATACGACAGATATGACGATTACGACAAGTACAGGTCAGTTATACTCAGGATGTTGACTTCATTCAATAGATTAACATCGGAGATACCCTCAGGTAGCTATGAATATATTGGAATTCAAAATGTAAATTTTATCTAGAGGTAACTCATTAACATTGCTGGTGTTCTTCGGGTTACACTTGAGGGGATGAATGGGGTTACTTGTCCAATGCTGGCTGATATTGTGAGTTATTCTTTATACACTAGTGTAAATCtttttgttctctctccctcctacagtCGCAggcgctctccctctccctactaCAGTCGATACAGGTCACGCTCCAGGTCTCGCTCATACAGCCCACGTAAGTACACACGCATGCCTCTAAACAGCTTTTGTTACATTTTAAACCATACTCAGTGGTGTTTGATGTCTGAGAGAGCCTATCACACTAACATGGATCCTTGTCTCTTTGCAGGACGATACTAACAAACTTCCATCAAGATTAAGTTTTCCTTTTCTTCGTGACCCACATGGGAACGGAGCCGTTCGGGAGTGTTGTCAAGCTAACTAAAGTGTATATCTACTGACAAAAGCTCCTCTGCAACTTAGCACGAAAGTCGGAGTTCGGAAGGAGAGTTGTTTGTTTACGTGCTGTAGACGTCTTGATTTTTAGACTTTTTCGATGCATCCATGTAGTGTGTGCTGAAGACCCAGAGGGTGGTAATGAAACCTGTTGAGCCTGTTTTGAGTATCTTTTAAAAAGCACCCTTCTCCTTCATCACTGATCTGTAAGTGACTGGATAAGTGGAAGCATGGTATACATTTTATTGCTTTCACCAATCCAGCCTTGTCAGATCAGTGATTAAGGAAGAAAGGATGTATTTAATATTCAAACAGGCTCTTTGGTTTTAGTAATAGGAGGAAATGTTAAATGGATCTGAGAGTATCAGTGGATTGAGGAGGGTCTTCGTTTTTGATTCGGATGTTTATCGTCGGGATACCTCCAGAGATTTTTATTTTGATGTTTGATAATTTTTTCTTTTTATGGAAATAAAAACTCAAATCCTGGTGCGTGATGGTGATTTTTGAGCTTGATTCTGATATGAAAGTGAAGCTGTGAGGGTACCACTCAAAAGAATGTCTCACAGATATGCATTAGTCAATACAGATGTTTGGATTATATTGATATTAAGAACTTCTAGACCACAGTGCACGTCCTAATCAAGTTTTCCTGTTTGAGCAACAGAAACTTGCGGAAGTATATGTGAAAGAATTGCTCATAAGAATGGTACACACATTTGTGCTGCTCATGCGTGGCCTCTGCTTTTCAGACATGTATCGCTTTACTGAAATATACCTACTTCTCAAGCTTATATCCTCTTTCCTGATTTTCATTGTATTCAGCCCATCTCTGATCAAACAAGTGAAAATTCCCTCTTCAAATTTGCCCCTCTGTTTTTCACAATACAATTGTTTTACTATGTAATGATACATACACTAGTCAGACTCCTTCATAGGGTGTGTTCAGCACTGTGAACCATTCACAACACTGCAGATAGCAATACACCATAGAGATAGAGGACACGTTGTGGCATCTGAGTGCACAGGCAGGGCCATTGAgtccatctccattttgaagtagtcataATTTATTCTATaacttctatgagttggtaaacaaagGGTGCATAttgccacctggagtgtgtttgatcaGGTAGAAAGCCACGGTTGGCGATTTACTACCatctgcagttatggaatgttgcTTCTAGagtataattaattggctgatAACTCCTAATGActtggatggaattatgtgatcatTTCTTAACCCATAGCAAGTCTccccagttgactacttcaaaattgtgaaagttctcaatggcgctgcccatttAAAAACTGGCTTTTGGGAACTCGAGTCTACACTATCTCTATGCAATTCACTCCACAGAAAGAACCTGTTCTCCACATAAAATAGCAGTTACTGCCTCAATCCTCAAGTAGGCACAACTACAGGAAGTTCAGTTTGAAATGTGTGGTGTAGAACAGCAGATCATTTCTCTGTCATGTAGAATAGACCACAGGGATTGTGTCAGCTCTATGCATTGCATTTCTATCTGCCACGCTGAATAATCCAATCAGACAGAGAGTGACACACCTTGTCTGAGAAAACGCTCAACAGGATGGGTGTGATCCACACAGTCAATGGTGTGATCAGATGGGGGGACCATCAATCTAATGAACACACAGATTGGTATGGAAGGGTAAAGAAGTAGTGAAAAGAATGAAGAGCATTGTGATTCAGGCAGGCTAGGTGACTGATCAGAGGCAGTGAAACTGAGAAGTGATAGAGGGGTGGGAACCTCAACGTTTATCTGGTGTATCTGGAGACCTTGGCACTGATGATACCGGAGCCCACTGAAGTGGGTGATGGCTACCATCACACCACTGATGACACTGTGGTTACTGTGGGGTCAGAAACATAAACATTAGAAAATAATGCTATAAGTTACAGTACAAGGATCAAAGTGTGAAGTCTGTTTTAAGAGCTAATTATTTTTATTCCAAGATACAGTTACTAGGGAAAATATAAGTAAGTAGACCAACCCTACTAGTTTATgttagtggcgcagtggtctaaggcactgcatcgcagtgctagctgtgccactagagatcctggttcgaatccaggctctgtcgtagctggccgcgaccgggagacccatggggcggcgcacaattggcccagcgtcgtccagggtaggggagggaatggccggcagggatgtagctcagttggtagagcatggcgtttgcaacgccagggttgtgggtttgattcccacggggggccagtatgaaaaattaaaaaataatgtatgcactcactaactgtaagtcgctctggataagagcgtctgctaaattactaaaatgtaaatgtaatgttgacCAATATAGTTTCATCTTCCCCTTGCAAGGGGAATGGCTACAGAGAATGAGGTCATATTTTGAGGCTATCTTTGAAAATAGTAGAGTTGCACATGTTTGAAAGAGAATGTCATAAGACCACTCACCTTTCTCTGACTGCCTTTATCAGCATCACCACCTGCTACAGACACTGGTTGGTGAATAGTAATGCAAACATGGTTGAAAATTAATCATAGGGGACACATGTAACATCACAAATGCAGACAGAGGAGTAAGTTTTACCTGCAGGATGGTGAGGATTTTCGCTGGATGAGACTGGGGAAACATCATAGCCAATCAAATCATATCCAAGCACTGGTGAATCAAACATGCTGAGCTTAAACCAATAAAACAAAGTTGTCTAAGGAAATGTAAAAGTTACTTTAACGTGTGGAAACCAAATGAGTGGCCCTCGAGGTTGAACCCCAACAACTGCATGGCTATCTCTGCTATATGTCTGCAAGGAAAAACAGTGGCGCAAGGATAACCTCTgccagagacggaagaggaagcgagacacccCACTCGCTGTTTTTTTCTGGTTCAATTAAAGTCAATgaagtagaccagacccagctgctattgcattggtgtctatgggagacacCCAGTTAAGTAGACCAGAACTGACCATTTTATTCcaatggtaaacggcctgagtgaactatctttatttatccaccatctttgcctCTGCCTCACAGTTAAGATGAGTTGATAGGCTATTCCCTAACCTCAGGTCAGAGGCATAATGTGTGTCCCAAAGGGCAGCCATATTCTCTATATTGTGCATTCCTAATGAATAGTTCCGCCCAGATCCAAAACAACCCTAGTTCCTACCGCTTCTGTGTTTGCAGATTTGAAAAGACCAGATAGGTGTAAGCAACATGGTGAAAGAGATCTAATGTATTCTCTGCCATTTTGCTTaaacctctctgtctctttcagaTCTGCAAACACCAAAGAAGTAGGCTAGGGTCTAGGGGTGTTTTTTTGACAGAGTTTATAACTGTTCATCATCCTGATCTATCACGACTGTCTATAGACTGTTTAGAGCTACTTTAACTCCGTTACTATTCAGCATGATTATGTAGTATCTCAATTAATCAGACAAGATCCATTTTCCATTTACCAAAGGCCTATTCAAGATTTTCCTCTTGTAGGACAATAAACGTGATTCTGATTCTGGGTGCAAAGTTCACACCATGGCAGATTAAAACATGATGTACATTCTAGAACATAGAACAGACATGATCCACTATCATGTAATAAGTAAGTTATTACACTCTATTCATCACacttctatctgcaacattctgaACGTTGCACTCTGCTAAATTTTCACTTATTGTTAATTCATTTTTTTAATCaaaagatttaaaaaaattaatgatgtctagatttgtttgttttttgtcatTTGAAATCCTACTGGCTGCCAGCTTGCAGGCCAGGATTGGTTTTATTGGTGAGATGTGTTTCAATATGTTTGCTTTTCAAATTTAGCATGCAGAGGCTTGGTCTGAACTTCAGAAAACTATCTCTCTGAAGTGTTTTCTGTTATCTTCTTATAAATTAatgtgtgtgttatatagtacATTTTACAAAAGGCACTAGGTACAGTTGCTTTCATACAACACCAATAAATAACTGTTTCAAATAACACCAAAATCCAACATTGATCACAAGTTAATTGTATATAAATTCCAAAATAAATTGGAAATGAGTGAATAAATTAACATAGCCTAATGTAATTAAGTGACTTGAAGTGTAGTTTGCATCAGAGCTTAGGTCAGTTCCATTTCACCTTAAGTCCACTCAGGAACTAATTTGATATAACTTAATTAATAAACAATATTTAGATTCATTTTCAAATCATGAGGTTATCGTTCATAAATGTGTTTTCTGTATTGAACTGGAGTAAGAAAATCTACCATGAAATGACGATATACTGCAACTTCATACTACAAATAATTTATATCAAGAAAATTAGCTGACATATAAATAACATCAGTTGATTTGTTGTTTCATGTAATATTGTACAGTGTCTGAAATACTACTTTCacatctacactaccggtcaaaagttttagaacacctactcattcaagggtttttctacatttttactattttctacattgtagaataatagtgaagacatcaaaactatgaaataacacatatggaatcatgtaataaccaaaaaagtgttaaacaaatcaaaatatattttatatttgagatgcttcaaatagccacccttttccttgatgacagctttgcacactcttggcattctctcaaccagcttcacctggaatgcttttccaacagtcttgaaggagttcccacatatgctgagcacttgttggctgcttttccttcactctgccatccgactcatcccaaaccatctcaatttggttgaggtcgggggattgcggaggccagggcatctgatgcagcactccatcactctccttcttggtaaaatagcccttacacagcctggaggtgtgttggttcattgtcctgttgaaaaacaaattatagtcccactaagcgcaaaccagatgggctggcgtatcgctgcagaatgctgtggtgtcttgaattctaaataaatcacagacggtgtcaccagcaaagcacccccacaccataacaccttctcctccatgctttacggtgggaactacacatgcggagatcatccgttcaagcACACAGCGTcacacaaagacacggctgttggaaccaaaaatatcaaatttggactccagaccaaaggactaatttccaccggtctaatgtccattgctcgtgtttcttggcccaagcaagtctcttcttcttattggtgtcctttagtagtagtttttttgcagcaattcgaccatgaaggcctgattcacacagtctcctctgaacagatgatgttgagatatgtctattacttga from Coregonus clupeaformis isolate EN_2021a chromosome 17, ASM2061545v1, whole genome shotgun sequence includes these protein-coding regions:
- the LOC121586696 gene encoding transformer-2 protein homolog alpha-like, which gives rise to MSDIEDGNFDGRDSRSPSKSDRGSPVRVKSESRSGSPSPSRAAKHSESRSRSKSRSHSRRHSNRRYSRSRSPSNRKKSRSYSPEYRKKKSQSASPNHRRPSSRSHDFRKETFSQGGGGEDARANPDPNQCLGVFGLSLYTTEKDLREVFGRYGPLAGVNVVYDQRTGRSRGFAFVYFERIDDSKEAMERANGMELDGRRIRVDFSITKRAHTPTPGIYMGRPTHNGGGGERNSGSSGGGRRGRDSYDRYDDRRGGGYDRGYDRGYDRGDRGYDRYDDYDKYSRRRSPSPYYSRYRSRSRSRSYSPRRY